One Micromonospora sp. FIMYZ51 genomic window carries:
- a CDS encoding PP2C family protein-serine/threonine phosphatase, whose amino-acid sequence MADAPTGVSRALREAPPDRVVEAADLAIRSVLGASGTALFIADYRISGLWPVLDSRQPVAGGKADQVLVQRCFSSQQPVRESDEDSRCRLYLPVSVWGERLGVLVVELPEAPGDEVVRRAADIAGEVAMALRAADRETDRYRRARRQERLSMAAELQWELLPGRSVSDGTFHLAGQLEPAYTVGGDHFDWSLDDGRLTVTVLNGDGIGLAAALLTAVTVNAMRNARRSGGSLVEQAELASDTIYYQHRGHRHVATVLLELDCATGRVRAVDAGSPHVMRVRGGTVSRVALEQQLPLGMFAETRYDLQEFDLDPGDRLFVVSDGVWGADPTGRESYGERAMARSMRATRLQPPTEAIGTVMRELQAFHADADLRDDAVVVCLDWRGSVGRGDG is encoded by the coding sequence ATGGCGGATGCGCCCACGGGGGTTTCCCGCGCCCTGCGCGAGGCCCCGCCCGACCGGGTGGTCGAGGCCGCCGACCTGGCCATCCGGTCCGTGCTGGGCGCGTCGGGCACGGCCCTGTTCATCGCCGACTACCGGATCAGCGGTCTGTGGCCGGTGCTCGACTCGCGGCAGCCCGTTGCCGGCGGGAAGGCCGACCAGGTGCTGGTCCAGCGCTGCTTCAGCAGCCAGCAGCCGGTACGGGAGTCCGATGAGGACAGCCGGTGCCGGCTCTACCTGCCGGTGTCGGTGTGGGGCGAGCGGCTGGGCGTGCTGGTGGTCGAGTTACCCGAGGCGCCGGGGGACGAGGTGGTGCGCCGGGCGGCCGACATCGCCGGCGAGGTGGCCATGGCGCTGCGTGCGGCCGACCGGGAGACCGACAGGTACCGGCGGGCACGCCGGCAGGAACGGCTGAGCATGGCCGCCGAGTTGCAGTGGGAGTTGCTGCCGGGACGCAGCGTCAGCGACGGCACGTTTCATCTGGCGGGGCAGCTCGAACCGGCGTACACCGTGGGCGGCGACCATTTCGACTGGTCGTTGGATGACGGCCGGCTCACCGTCACCGTGCTCAACGGCGACGGCATCGGGCTGGCTGCGGCGCTGTTGACGGCGGTGACGGTGAACGCGATGCGCAACGCCCGCCGCTCGGGAGGTTCGCTTGTGGAGCAGGCGGAGCTGGCCTCCGACACGATCTACTACCAGCATCGGGGGCATCGGCACGTGGCCACCGTGCTGCTCGAACTGGACTGTGCCACCGGCCGGGTGCGGGCGGTGGACGCGGGCTCGCCGCACGTGATGCGGGTACGCGGCGGGACGGTTTCCCGGGTCGCGCTGGAGCAGCAGCTGCCGCTGGGCATGTTCGCCGAGACGCGCTACGACCTGCAAGAGTTCGATCTGGATCCGGGGGATCGGCTGTTCGTGGTCTCCGACGGGGTGTGGGGGGCCGATCCGACCGGGCGGGAGAGTTACGGCGAGCGGGCGATGGCTCGCTCGATGCGGGCCACGCGGTTGCAGCCGCCGACCGAGGCGATTGGTACGGTGATGCGAGAGTTGCAGGCTTTCCACGCGGACGCCGATCTGCGCGACGACGCGGTCGTGGTGTGCCTGGACTGGCGTGGGTCCGTCGGTCGGGGGGACGGTTGA
- a CDS encoding phosphatidylethanolamine-binding protein, translating to MPGPRPGSKAYDKQRARIRNAIDDSGRHTPDQRADETANRILQEDRGQRGVVRGERAYGPKGNREPGDPK from the coding sequence ATGCCAGGACCACGACCGGGCAGCAAGGCATACGACAAACAGCGGGCCCGAATCCGCAACGCGATCGACGACTCCGGCCGGCACACCCCGGACCAACGGGCCGACGAGACCGCCAACCGGATCCTCCAGGAGGACCGGGGCCAACGCGGCGTCGTACGGGGCGAACGCGCCTACGGGCCCAAGGGCAACCGCGAACCGGGTGACCCGAAGTGA
- a CDS encoding DUF881 domain-containing protein has protein sequence MSDGPGEGRRSGRGYAPDFLTELFRNPLDPGYADAAQRRAKAGQSGRPGWSVGPVSVTVVVLLGFLFAVAYRQTMAEEPGRAQARSGLVAQIQQRQGETDELSERADALREEVNRQREAALGGSRAAQLRNLEAGTGLGRVRGDGVVVRLADAPPDQQPLGGANVGPPQVLYSDLQAVANDLWSAGAEAIAINGQRLTATSTIRNAGQAILVDFRPVTGPYEVWAIGPESMRERYEGSRSALTMRKVAQDTGLSFGVRAADDLTLPAAPEPQLRYAEPAVSPSPSGADESSGSGSSPSPSGGGR, from the coding sequence ATGAGTGACGGGCCGGGCGAGGGCCGGCGCAGCGGTCGGGGGTACGCCCCGGACTTCCTCACCGAGTTGTTCCGTAACCCGCTGGATCCGGGCTACGCCGATGCGGCGCAGCGGCGGGCGAAGGCCGGTCAGTCGGGGCGGCCGGGGTGGTCGGTGGGGCCGGTCAGCGTCACGGTCGTCGTGCTGCTGGGTTTTCTGTTCGCGGTGGCGTACCGGCAGACGATGGCTGAGGAGCCGGGGCGGGCGCAGGCCCGGTCGGGTCTGGTGGCGCAGATCCAGCAGCGGCAGGGAGAGACCGACGAGTTGTCCGAGCGGGCCGACGCGCTGCGCGAGGAGGTCAACCGGCAGCGGGAGGCGGCGCTTGGCGGTTCGCGTGCGGCGCAGCTGCGCAACCTGGAGGCCGGTACCGGCCTTGGTCGGGTGCGCGGCGACGGTGTGGTGGTGCGGTTGGCGGATGCGCCGCCGGATCAGCAGCCGCTCGGTGGTGCCAATGTGGGGCCGCCGCAGGTGCTCTACAGCGATCTCCAGGCGGTGGCGAACGACCTGTGGAGTGCCGGTGCGGAGGCGATCGCGATCAACGGGCAGCGGTTGACGGCGACCTCGACGATCCGCAACGCGGGTCAGGCGATCCTGGTGGATTTCCGGCCGGTGACCGGGCCGTACGAGGTGTGGGCGATCGGTCCTGAGTCGATGCGTGAGCGGTACGAGGGCAGTCGTAGTGCGTTGACGATGCGCAAGGTGGCGCAGGACACGGGGTTGTCGTTCGGGGTGCGGGCGGCCGATGACCTCACCCTGCCGGCGGCTCCGGAGCCGCAGCTACGCTACGCGGAGCCGGCGGTGAGCCCGTCGCCGTCGGGTGCTGACGAGTCGTCCGGCTCGGGTTCGTCTCCCAGTCCTTCCGGAGGTGGTCGATGA
- a CDS encoding MarR family transcriptional regulator — protein sequence MERPDLAAAIDAAAEALVGVLDSAGSRHRLAVSPTQLRVLALLSSRPETNVNGLAELLDVVPSSASRLCDRLEAIGLLRRVADPRDRREVRLEPTTAAQVLLGEVRARRHEAVRAVLDRMPVRGQQDLLRSLLAFAQAATAAETPDASTRSA from the coding sequence GTGGAACGACCGGATCTCGCCGCGGCGATCGACGCGGCTGCCGAGGCGCTGGTGGGTGTGCTCGATTCCGCCGGCTCCCGGCACCGGCTCGCCGTGTCGCCCACCCAGTTGCGGGTGTTGGCGCTGCTCAGCAGCCGGCCGGAGACCAATGTCAACGGTCTGGCCGAGTTGCTCGACGTCGTACCCTCCTCGGCGAGTCGGCTCTGTGACCGGTTGGAGGCGATCGGCTTGCTGCGTCGGGTGGCCGACCCACGGGACCGGCGGGAGGTGCGCCTGGAGCCCACCACGGCGGCGCAGGTGCTGCTGGGGGAGGTACGGGCGCGCCGACACGAAGCGGTGCGTGCCGTGCTGGACCGGATGCCCGTCCGGGGCCAGCAGGACCTGCTGCGGTCCCTGCTGGCGTTCGCCCAGGCGGCGACGGCCGCGGAGACGCCGGATGCCTCCACCCGTAGCGCCTGA
- the nrfD gene encoding NrfD/PsrC family molybdoenzyme membrane anchor subunit has product MAVPPAEFSSYYGRPILKPPVWTWEIAAYLFTGGLAAGSSLLAAGGQLTGRPAVRRAARLTALAGVSASAVLLVKDLGRPERFHHMLRVAKPTSPMSVGTWILTAYGPLAGLAAVAEAAPLLPERGPLGVARRLLPPVGAAGGLAAAAIAPALGTYTAVLLADTAVPSWHDAYPDLPLVFAGSALASGAGAALIAVPPPQAGPVRRLAVAGAGLELFGAHRVERRGLLAEPYRTGRAGRLLRAGRVLTAAGVAGALLGARSRAVSAVSGVALLAASAATRFGVFYAGVASARDPRYTVLPQRERLRRRAADPPPAADR; this is encoded by the coding sequence CTGGCCGTGCCGCCGGCGGAGTTCAGCTCGTACTACGGCCGGCCGATCCTCAAGCCACCGGTGTGGACCTGGGAGATCGCCGCCTACCTGTTCACCGGTGGTCTCGCCGCCGGTTCGTCGCTGTTGGCTGCGGGTGGGCAGCTCACCGGGCGGCCCGCGGTGCGTCGGGCTGCGCGGCTGACCGCACTGGCCGGGGTGAGCGCCAGCGCCGTCCTGCTGGTCAAGGACCTGGGTCGGCCGGAGCGGTTCCACCACATGCTGCGGGTGGCGAAGCCGACCTCGCCGATGTCGGTGGGCACCTGGATCCTCACCGCGTACGGCCCGCTCGCCGGGCTCGCGGCGGTCGCCGAGGCGGCGCCGCTGCTGCCCGAGCGGGGGCCGTTGGGGGTGGCCCGTCGGCTGCTGCCGCCGGTCGGCGCGGCGGGCGGGTTGGCCGCGGCGGCGATCGCGCCGGCCCTGGGCACGTACACGGCGGTGCTGCTGGCCGACACGGCGGTGCCGTCCTGGCACGATGCGTACCCGGATCTGCCGTTGGTCTTCGCGGGCAGTGCCCTGGCCAGTGGTGCCGGCGCGGCGCTTATCGCCGTGCCGCCGCCGCAGGCGGGTCCGGTCCGGCGGCTGGCGGTGGCCGGCGCCGGCCTGGAGTTGTTCGGCGCCCACCGGGTGGAGCGCCGTGGGCTGCTCGCGGAGCCGTACCGTACCGGCCGGGCCGGCCGGCTGCTGCGGGCCGGCCGGGTGTTGACCGCGGCCGGGGTGGCCGGTGCGCTGCTCGGCGCCCGGAGCCGGGCCGTCTCGGCGGTGTCCGGCGTCGCGTTGCTGGCCGCGTCGGCGGCCACCCGGTTCGGTGTCTTCTACGCCGGGGTCGCCTCGGCCCGCGATCCCCGGTACACGGTGCTGCCGCAGCGGGAGCGACTTCGGCGGCGAGCCGCCGACCCACCGCCGGCAGCGGACCGGTAG
- the selA gene encoding L-seryl-tRNA(Sec) selenium transferase produces MGDGRADPRRRVPRTDALLAEPRLAAAAATLGRDRVKAAVRRAQDRARRGEIDPDEVRDAALAALPSAAPRAVLNATGVLLHTNLGRAALSDAAVAAVVAASGHTDVELDLHTGRRARRGRDALAALAAAVPAAEAVHVVNNGAAALVLAATALAADAEIVVSRGELVEIGDGFRLPDLLTSTGARLREVGTTNRSTLADYAAVIGPRTGFVLKVHPGNFRVTGFTSAVPVRRLAGLGVPVVVDIGSGLLAPDPLLPAEPDAASTLTAGASLVTASGDKLFGGPQAGLLLGAAGLVERLRRHPLARALRVDKLTLAALAATLGDPVTPTRSALHVDPAVLRARTERLRDALAADGRKAEVVPSVAVVGGGGAPGVELDSWALSLPERYAAALRVGDPPVLGRVARGRLLLDLRCLPQHADELLRAAVLAVPGDD; encoded by the coding sequence ATGGGCGACGGTCGCGCCGACCCACGGCGCCGGGTGCCGCGTACCGATGCGCTGCTGGCCGAGCCACGGCTGGCCGCGGCTGCCGCGACGCTGGGCCGGGACCGGGTCAAGGCCGCCGTCCGCCGGGCCCAGGACCGGGCCCGCCGTGGTGAGATCGACCCCGATGAGGTACGCGACGCCGCGCTGGCCGCGTTGCCGTCGGCTGCCCCGCGTGCCGTGCTCAACGCCACCGGGGTGCTGCTGCACACCAATCTGGGTCGGGCCGCGCTCTCCGACGCTGCGGTGGCGGCCGTGGTCGCCGCCTCCGGCCACACCGATGTCGAACTGGACCTGCACACCGGGCGGCGGGCCCGCCGTGGCCGCGACGCCCTGGCCGCCCTCGCCGCCGCCGTGCCGGCGGCCGAGGCGGTGCACGTGGTGAACAACGGCGCGGCGGCGCTGGTGCTCGCCGCCACCGCGCTGGCCGCCGACGCGGAGATCGTGGTCAGCCGGGGCGAGCTGGTGGAGATCGGCGACGGTTTCCGCCTGCCCGACCTGCTGACCAGCACCGGTGCCCGGCTGCGCGAGGTCGGCACCACCAACCGGAGCACGCTTGCCGACTACGCTGCCGTGATCGGCCCCCGCACCGGGTTCGTGCTCAAGGTGCATCCGGGCAACTTCCGGGTCACCGGTTTCACCTCGGCGGTGCCGGTGCGGCGGCTGGCCGGTCTCGGCGTGCCGGTGGTCGTCGACATCGGCTCCGGGCTGCTCGCCCCCGATCCGCTGCTGCCTGCGGAGCCGGACGCGGCGAGCACCCTGACCGCCGGGGCGAGCCTGGTCACCGCCAGCGGCGACAAGCTGTTCGGCGGCCCGCAGGCCGGGCTGCTGCTCGGCGCCGCTGGGCTGGTCGAGCGGCTGCGCCGGCATCCGCTGGCCCGGGCGTTGCGGGTGGACAAGCTGACCCTGGCCGCCCTGGCGGCGACCCTCGGCGATCCGGTCACGCCGACCCGGTCCGCGCTGCATGTCGACCCGGCGGTGTTGCGGGCCCGTACCGAACGGTTGCGCGACGCGCTCGCGGCCGACGGCCGCAAGGCCGAGGTGGTGCCCTCGGTGGCGGTGGTCGGTGGCGGTGGTGCCCCCGGGGTGGAACTGGACTCGTGGGCGTTGAGCCTGCCCGAGCGGTACGCCGCCGCGCTGCGCGTGGGTGACCCGCCGGTGCTCGGCCGGGTGGCGCGGGGTCGGCTGCTGCTGGACCTGCGGTGCCTGCCGCAGCACGCCGACGAACTCCTGCGCGCTGCGGTGCTGGCCGTGCCGGGGGACGACTGA
- a CDS encoding 4Fe-4S dicluster domain-containing protein produces the protein MAEPVPRPDLPVTVDPATEAGWVDAPPRMGFFTDTSVCIGCKACEVACKEWNGVPTSGLDLLGMSYDNTGALTANSWRHVAFVEQPRPAGQPAARTEAETTGKGSTEFLGMPGSAPPGRTGSAHGRSDFRWLMMSDVCKHCTRAGCLDVCPTGALFRTEFGTVVVQEDICNGCGYCVSACPYGVIDRRAGDGRAWKCTLCYDRIGVGMTPACAQACPTESIQYGPLDELRERAATRVATLHERGVPEARLYGHDPADGVGGDGAFFLLLDEPEVYGLPPDPQVPTRDLPRMWRRAGVAALAMAAGAVVAFLGGRR, from the coding sequence ATGGCCGAACCGGTGCCCCGGCCGGACCTGCCGGTGACCGTCGACCCGGCCACCGAAGCCGGCTGGGTCGACGCGCCGCCGAGGATGGGCTTCTTCACCGACACCAGCGTCTGCATCGGCTGCAAGGCGTGCGAGGTGGCCTGCAAGGAGTGGAACGGGGTACCCACCTCCGGGCTGGACCTGCTCGGCATGTCGTACGACAACACCGGCGCGTTGACCGCGAACTCGTGGCGGCATGTGGCCTTCGTCGAGCAGCCGCGCCCCGCCGGCCAGCCCGCCGCGCGGACCGAGGCGGAAACCACAGGCAAGGGTTCGACCGAGTTCCTCGGGATGCCGGGGTCCGCGCCGCCGGGGCGTACCGGCAGCGCGCACGGGCGCAGCGATTTCCGTTGGCTGATGATGTCCGACGTGTGCAAGCACTGCACCCGTGCCGGCTGTCTGGACGTCTGCCCGACCGGGGCGTTGTTCCGCACCGAGTTCGGCACGGTGGTGGTGCAGGAGGACATCTGCAACGGCTGCGGCTACTGCGTGTCGGCCTGCCCGTACGGCGTCATCGACCGGCGGGCCGGCGACGGCCGGGCCTGGAAGTGCACGCTCTGCTACGACCGGATCGGTGTCGGAATGACGCCGGCCTGTGCGCAGGCCTGTCCGACCGAGTCGATCCAGTACGGCCCGCTTGACGAGTTGCGGGAGCGGGCCGCCACGCGGGTCGCGACGCTGCACGAGCGGGGGGTGCCCGAGGCGCGGCTCTACGGCCACGACCCGGCCGACGGCGTGGGCGGTGACGGCGCGTTCTTTCTCCTGCTCGACGAGCCGGAGGTGTACGGCCTGCCGCCGGATCCGCAGGTGCCGACCCGCGACCTGCCGCGGATGTGGCGCCGTGCCGGGGTGGCCGCGCTGGCCATGGCCGCCGGGGCGGTCGTGGCGTTCCTGGGCGGTCGGCGATGA
- a CDS encoding CDP-alcohol phosphatidyltransferase family protein, which yields MLTLPNVISFLRLLGVPLFLYLFLVARADVAAIVVLAVGGTSDWVDGWIARRLRQVSRLGELLDPLADRLYILATLVAFTAREVVPWQFTAALLAREVLLLGSLAVLRRHGYGPPPVHYVGKTATFLLLAAFPVLLLAAAVPATTPVAGAIGWGLAWWGLVLYWVAGALYVIQARQLVRAVRGQGVAA from the coding sequence GTGCTGACCCTGCCCAATGTGATCAGTTTCCTGCGTCTGCTGGGCGTACCGCTCTTTCTGTACCTGTTCCTGGTCGCCCGCGCCGACGTGGCCGCGATCGTGGTGCTGGCCGTCGGCGGCACCAGCGACTGGGTGGATGGCTGGATCGCCCGTCGGCTGCGGCAGGTGAGTCGTCTCGGTGAGTTGCTCGATCCGCTCGCCGATCGGCTCTACATCCTGGCGACTCTTGTCGCGTTCACCGCTCGCGAGGTGGTGCCCTGGCAGTTCACCGCGGCCCTGCTGGCCCGGGAGGTGCTGCTGCTCGGCTCGCTGGCGGTGCTGCGCCGGCACGGCTACGGGCCGCCGCCGGTGCACTATGTCGGCAAGACCGCCACGTTCCTGCTGCTGGCGGCATTTCCGGTGTTGCTGCTGGCCGCCGCGGTGCCGGCCACCACCCCGGTCGCGGGCGCCATCGGCTGGGGTTTGGCGTGGTGGGGTCTGGTGCTCTACTGGGTGGCCGGGGCGCTCTACGTGATCCAGGCACGCCAGCTGGTGCGGGCGGTACGTGGCCAAGGGGTGGCGGCATGA
- the selB gene encoding selenocysteine-specific translation elongation factor, with amino-acid sequence MLVVATAGHVDHGKSTLVRALTGMEPDRWAQERRRGMTIDLGFAWTVLPSGGTVAFVDVPGHERFVPNMLAGVGPVPAAVVVVAADEGWMPQSAEHLAALDALGVAYGLLVVTRADLADPGPALARARAEVAATSLGEVEAVAVSAVTGAGLPELRAALDRLAARLPTPVTDAPVRLWIDRGFTVRGSGTVVTGTLGAGRLRVDAELELAGSGERVRVRGLHRLGEPCREAAPVARVAVNLRGVARDRIARGDALLTPGRFRPTDLVDVRLTGDPAADLPATLVLHIGSAAVPVRVRPLGVDTVRLRLHRPLPLLVGDRAVLRDPGRHHVAGGVTVLDVLPPPLARRGAAAARAAVLATLDGRPDLAGELRRRGLVRCDDLTRAGVPVTVAPVAGDWLADPEHWRQLGHRLADAVAEYARTQPLEPGAPVEVLRQRLDLPDRALVAALVRPPLRLAAGRVAVAGADPLPEPVARALALVGDDWATHPFRAPDADRLAALGLGAREIGAAVRAGALLRLPGNVLLLPGAPQRAVAVLAALPQPFTLSAARQALDTTRRVAVPLLELLDRQGRTRRLTDDARVVVGPVEGAN; translated from the coding sequence ATGCTGGTGGTGGCCACCGCCGGGCACGTCGACCACGGCAAGTCCACGCTGGTGCGGGCGCTTACCGGGATGGAACCCGACCGGTGGGCGCAGGAGCGTCGGCGGGGCATGACCATCGATCTCGGGTTCGCCTGGACGGTGCTGCCCTCCGGCGGCACCGTCGCCTTCGTCGACGTGCCCGGGCATGAACGGTTCGTGCCGAACATGCTCGCCGGTGTCGGTCCGGTGCCCGCCGCGGTGGTCGTGGTCGCCGCCGACGAGGGCTGGATGCCGCAGTCCGCCGAGCACCTGGCCGCCCTCGACGCGCTCGGGGTGGCGTACGGGCTGCTGGTGGTGACCCGCGCGGACCTGGCTGATCCGGGGCCGGCGTTGGCGCGGGCCCGCGCCGAGGTGGCGGCGACCTCGCTGGGCGAGGTGGAGGCGGTGGCGGTCAGCGCGGTCACCGGGGCCGGCCTGCCCGAACTGCGGGCCGCGCTGGACCGGCTGGCCGCGCGGCTGCCCACCCCGGTCACCGACGCCCCGGTGCGGCTCTGGATCGACCGTGGCTTCACCGTGCGGGGCAGCGGCACGGTGGTCACCGGCACCCTCGGCGCCGGCCGGCTGCGGGTGGACGCCGAACTGGAGTTGGCCGGCAGCGGCGAACGGGTCCGGGTGCGGGGGCTGCACCGCCTCGGCGAGCCGTGTCGGGAAGCCGCACCGGTCGCCCGGGTGGCGGTGAACCTGCGGGGGGTGGCCCGCGACCGGATCGCCCGGGGCGACGCGCTGCTCACCCCGGGCCGGTTCCGCCCGACCGACCTGGTCGACGTGCGGCTGACCGGTGATCCGGCGGCCGACCTGCCCGCGACGCTGGTCCTGCACATCGGTTCGGCCGCGGTGCCGGTGCGGGTGCGTCCGCTCGGCGTGGACACCGTCCGGCTGCGGTTGCACCGTCCGCTGCCGCTGCTCGTCGGCGACCGGGCGGTGCTGCGCGATCCCGGGCGCCACCACGTGGCCGGTGGGGTCACCGTGCTGGACGTGCTGCCGCCGCCGTTAGCACGGCGCGGAGCCGCCGCGGCCCGCGCGGCGGTGCTGGCGACCCTGGACGGGCGTCCGGACCTGGCCGGTGAGTTGCGCCGCCGGGGGCTGGTGCGCTGCGACGACCTGACCCGGGCCGGGGTGCCGGTGACCGTCGCCCCGGTGGCCGGGGACTGGCTGGCCGATCCGGAGCACTGGCGGCAGCTGGGTCACCGGCTGGCCGACGCGGTGGCCGAGTACGCGCGGACCCAGCCGCTGGAGCCGGGGGCGCCGGTGGAGGTGCTGCGTCAGCGTCTCGACCTGCCCGATCGGGCACTGGTGGCGGCGCTGGTACGCCCACCGCTGCGGTTGGCCGCCGGGCGGGTCGCCGTCGCCGGGGCGGACCCGCTGCCCGAACCGGTGGCCCGGGCGTTGGCCCTGGTCGGCGACGACTGGGCCACTCACCCGTTCCGCGCACCCGACGCCGACCGGCTCGCCGCGCTCGGGCTGGGCGCCCGGGAGATCGGTGCTGCGGTGCGTGCCGGCGCGCTGCTGCGCCTGCCCGGTAACGTGCTGCTGCTGCCGGGCGCGCCGCAGCGGGCGGTGGCGGTGCTGGCCGCCTTGCCGCAGCCGTTCACGCTCAGCGCTGCCCGGCAGGCCCTGGACACCACCCGCCGGGTGGCGGTGCCGCTGCTGGAGCTGTTGGACCGGCAGGGCCGGACCCGTCGGCTGACCGACGACGCCCGGGTGGTGGTGGGCCCGGTGGAGGGCGCGAATTGA